From Daphnia pulicaria isolate SC F1-1A chromosome 4, SC_F0-13Bv2, whole genome shotgun sequence, one genomic window encodes:
- the LOC124337739 gene encoding gustatory receptor for sugar taste 64e-like, with protein sequence MTLNWIQVENLLIKHKIHLGKVLVAQCWTIVIATLIMSHLENGCYIISAVIDAESLSDTIHLFVNLAGKGTDLNPYFGDYKDIYGFFLIFVESLSEVAWISGDLIIALISIICRRYYEALQEKLLSDNHHSFRQLEELRQLQLAISTLVHKVAEVFSPLILISVGCNVVYILVFLYSGLEADLFSPSFLVRLIFTYSFIYVVLRLIFSVFLASRLSEMPEKTIDYLYSLPSIVGSNSDDQINRALKMIMIVQEIQSNPISLGGSGFFVLCKSSASALFSLIVTYEVVMLQLPR encoded by the exons ATGACTctg AATTGGATCCAagttgaaaatcttttgatcAAGCACAAAATTCATCTGGGTAAAGTCTTGGTAGCTCAGTGCTGGACCATTGTTATTGCTACCTTAATCATGTCCCATCTCGAAAATGGCTGTTACATCATTAGTGCG GTAATCGACGCTGAAAGCTTATCCGATACAATTCACCTCTTCGTAAATTTGGCGGGAAAAGGGACAGATTTAAATCCTTATTTCGGTGACTATAAGGACATCTACggttttttcctcatttttgtCGAGTCGTTGAGTGAAGTCGCTTGGATCTCTGGCGATTTGATTATTGCTTTAATCTCAATCATCTGTCGTCGCTATTACGAAGCGCTACAAGAGAAATTGCTTTCCGATAACCATCATTCCTTCCGACAGCTGGAAGAGCTCCGGCAGTTACAACTGGCCATTTCTACGTTGGTCCACAAAGTGGCTGAAGTTTTCTCGCCACTAATTCTCATATCTGTCGGATGCAACGTCGTTTACATCCTTGTCTTTTTGTACTCCGGACTGGAGGCTGATTTGTTCAGCCCAAGTTTTCTCGTCCGTCTCATTTTCACCTATTCTTTTATCTACGTGGTTCTCAGACTAATATTCTCCGTTTTCTTGGCTAGTCGACTAAGCGAAATG CCGGAGAAAACCATCGACTACTTGTACAGTCTACCTTCGATTGTTGGTTCCAACTCTGACGATCAAATAAACAGAGCTTTAAAG ATGATAATGATTGTACAAGAAATTCAAAGTAATCCAATCAGTCTTGGTGGAAGTGGATTCTTCGTTCTCTGCAAGTCATCTGCATCGGCA TTATTCAGTTTAATCGTGACGTACGAGGTCGTCATGCTACAACTGCCACGCTAA